The Chitinophaga niabensis genomic interval TGCCTCCAAAAGACCAAAACAAACGCCAATAAACGTTAAGGATATTCAAATACAACTAAGGGGTTAGTTCACCAGCATCCGCTTCACCCCCTCCGTCATAAATACTTTCGGTGCCCCACCCGTTCCACGGTATACGAGATAGGCATCCAGTTCGGGATGTTCTGCCAGCAGCTTTTTGGTCTCTTCCAACCCAAGTACGATACAGGCCGTATCATAAGCATCCGCTGTAATACCATCTTTTGCAATGATGGTCACACTCAGCAGGTCACTTTGTATAATGCCTTTTTTGGGATGCAGGATATGATTGAAGGTTTGCCCACCTGTAGAATAATGATCATTATAATTACCAGCAGTGGTCATAGACAGGTTATTCAATTTCAGTAAAGCTAAACGGCCATCAGGCTGTGTGGGGTCTTCAATGCTCACAGTTCTGGTATTGGTGCAGCGTAACTCTCCTCCCACCTCTACCACATAATCAACGATCCCCTTTGTTTCCAGGAAAGCAGCGATCACATCAACCGTATATCCCTGCGCAATACCATCAAGGTCCAACCGCACATGTTCTTTTGAACTCTGCACCGTTTCCTTATCAAAAGTAATGTATTGAAAACCAACATACTGAAGCAGGGAATCCACCTGGTGTAACCAGGGTTTGCCGGTAGCTTTACCCTTGCGGTAAGCTTCCGTTAATGGCATGATAGTGGGGTCAAAAGCACCATTGGTAGCTTTGTAAACTTCGTAAGCTTTTTGCAGTACGGGGTAAAAATGAACGGACTGAAACCGAAAGGCCCCGAACTGGTTAAAGGTCGAGATCTCGGAATCAGTCCGGTAAGTAGATAAACTTTTATCGATCTCCGTGAAGATGGAATCAACCTGTACCTTCAGGTTACGTTGTTCCTCATCAAGGTAGCTGATATGGTAAGTAGTTCCCTGTGCGGTTCCTTCAAAGCGCACTTCGGGGGCATGCAGCACACCGGATATATAAAACAGCAACAGCAGGTTATTCACCTTTCAGGATATTCATGAGTTCCGGTAAATGCTGCTGGTAAACACCTCTCGGGGAAGTTTTGTATTTCTTAGCCACGGAGGCCGCAAAGCCCACCACTTCTCCCATCATGCCACAGGTACGCATTACACGCGTACTGCCAAATGCAACGTGTGTAGTGCTGATATTACGGCCTGCCATAAACAGGTTGCTGATGTTCTTTGAATAAAGACAACGGTAAGGAATGGTGTAAGGCGCTACTTTGATGTGTTTGGTGCTGGCAAAAAACTCCTGCCCTTCAAAGTACTTGCTGTTCCTGGCATCCGGGAAATGCAGGTCAATCGTCCAGGTAGCGGTTACGCTGCCGTCAGGATATAATTTTCCTTCCTGGATATCCATCTGTGTGAGGATGTGATCTCCAATGATGCGCCGCGATTCCCGCTTACCACCGATATAGGCAACCCATGCCAGTTCCTGTTTTCCATACTTCTCTGCCTTGCTCTTTTTCAGATAAGACCAGTTGCCATAAATAGCACGCAGGTTATGATCGCGGATCTTTTCCGCATCCGTAATGGTATTAAAATTACCAAAACCGGTTTCCCACTCCCAATCTGATTTCGTTTGATCTATATGATACTCATCAGAGAATTGCATAGCCCAGGGCGTTTCAGGGAAAGAAGAAACAGTATCCCTTTCTACAGAAGACCAGAGATTGGAAGTACCGAGTGTAAAGCTGTCTGACTTTTCAGCCGCGAGCGACTCTCCTGTTTCGGCTTTACTTTCCCTGCCCATACGGAAGTCTGCACCGGCTAAATAACCAACTGTTCCATCGCCTGTGCAATCGGAGAAGTAAGTACCTGTAAAACGTAATTCTTTATTGGTAGAAATATCCCTGCCTGTTACAGCAATGATCTTATCTTTTTCTTTCTCCAGTTTATACACATGGGTGTTAAGGAAGAGAGAAAGGTTCTTTTCTGCTTTCACGATCTGGATCTTCCTGGCATCTCCGTATTCCTTTGCATCAGGGTTACCATTACCCGGATCACCATTGTCCATTTCCCTTACAATACGGCCCAGTTTGGGATAGTGGTTTTTATCAACATCTCCCATCAGGTGTACCCGTACTTCTGAGCTGTTATTTCCTCCCAGCACAGGCCTGTCTTGTATCAGTGCGGTTTTCAAACCCATGCGGGCTGCAGAGATAGCAGCGCAGGTCCCAGCTATGCCACCACCGATCACCACAAGATCATAATGCCCGCCGTCACCCGGTGCTGCTGATTGATGTAATAGTTTGCGGCGCAGCGCATTCAGGTCTTCCAGTTTATTGGGTGGTGTGAATTTAGGTGCATCTGTAAAGAACAGCGCATCACAACGGCCATTAAATCCTGTCAGGTCTTTTAAGCTGATCTGTACCTTTTCATTCTGAACATCTACCATACCGGCATCATACCATTTCCAGGCAACATCGCCGCTTTCACCAAATACCTGCCCTGCCTGTTTGCCATCCAGCCAGATGGTGAATTTACCCGGCCCGGTAGGGAATGGCGCCCAGTCTTTTGTTCTCACCCACATCCTGTACTTCCCTTTTGCAGGAAACGTTACAGTGGTGCTTGCATCTTTTACGGGTTTTCCCATACCATGCGCCATCAGGTAAGAAGAACCGATCACTACAAATGATTGCTGATCCACTACCCAGCCACCTTTGTTTTCAAAGGATTCCGCTTCTACATAAACATACCGCTGTGCAGTAGCATGGAATGTGATGAAGAGGAAAAGAATCATCAGATTTCGTTTCATATCCATTTTCAGTTTGAATGTTTTTTTATGATCCATTTATTGAATGTCCTTTGCATAAGGGCCCAGCTGATCTTTTACAGCCTGCGACAATTGGGGCTGCGCTGCGAGGATAGCCAGTTTGCTTTTCACCTGTTCCTGGTTGCCCGTGAGTGATTTCGCCACCGCCAGTGCTACCTTATCCGTAAGCACCAGGGCTGCCATCTTTTTATAGATAGCCATTTGCAGGGGGTATACCGCTTTGTCGGCTGTTTCCCAAAGCCACAGCTGCCTGTCCGCAAAAAAATCGGCGTTTGCTTTCTGCAGGGCATACTTCGCCGTGAAAATGTTATTCCCTTCAATGATCCGGATAATATCATCTTCATAAGCCGCTGTAACATGGCCGGTAGCATCCATCACTTTATCCATTGCCCAGTACTGGTAATGGTGGTTCTTACTTTGCAGGAAGTTGTGCAGTAAAGTAGTATCTGTTAAGGTTTCCGTAATGCCGGAGATCTCTTTCGTGATCTTTCCATGTGCAAGATGCCAGAGCGTATAACAGGTAAAAACAGCTCCCTCTATTACTTCATTCTTAATTGTTTTAAGCGTGGCGCCGGTTTTCACATCTACAGAATCAGAGATCTTTTCCGTGCCTTTTACCACCAGGTCTTCCATTTTTAATTCAGAGAAGATGGAGGTTTCTTTTGCAATGATCTCCTGCAATTTGGCATAGTCCTTCTCCTGGAACTCCCGGTGATCTGTTTTGGTCAGCACTTCATTGGCCGGCATAGTAAAACGGGTATAGTTGCCCAAGAGGTCCCAGTAAAAATTGATATATACGGGTTTGCATTCCCCTGTGTTACATACAGGCGTATAAATATTCCGGAAGTAATACAGGGGCCTGCCTTCATTATCCAATGCGAGCTTTAAAGTATCCTTCTCTGCTGTCAGGTATACACGTTCAGTCTGCCCATGGGCAAGGCTGCATAAGAATAATAAGATGCCTGTAAGGATCCTCTGCATACTATTTATATTCCAGCAAAGCAGTTGCTTTGCAATCGCTGTTACTACTGAACCTGATCCAGCGCGCCTGGATACCTGCGGGAAAATGATGGGTAAACGTTTCTCCCGGCGCTACGGTTATTTCTTTATACTTCATCCACTTACCGGTACCAACAGGGTCTGCTTCTATCGTAAAGGTAACAGGCTGTTTTGCAGCATGAGATAATTTTAAACTGCGGTCGTCATAAAATCCGATGAGGTAAGGATCAGAAGGCACGCCGCTCTTTACATCAGTGTTTTTCCAGGGACCACCATGCCCTATGGGTTTACCCATTTTCCACAGATCATCTATTACCCCGGCCCATACTGCTGCCTTTCCATCACCGGAATAAATAAGATGATCATTCCCTTTTACCTGCCCGTCAATTCCTGTAAGGATCAGTAAACCTCTGTAGGAAGCATAATCTTTGATCCGGAAGGAATGGGAGGATACTGGTCTGATCTTGGCATATCCATCTGCATTTTCAGCAGGCAGTTCATAAAAAGTTCCATGGCAGTTGAACAGATCACGTTCTGTAGCGACTTCTCTGCAAACACGCAGACTGGTTCCTGTGAACGCATCATTCCCCAAGGGTAAACGCCAGCGGCGGCCCTTATCATCAACTACCAGTACTGATGCTTCATCTATCATAACCGGCTGTTCAGGAATAGCGAACTTGCTTTTGATGAACTGATCCATCACTGCATCTTCCTTTTTCACCAATGCCATTTTCTCATCCAGTTCATAATATCCATGAGCAGTGCTAAGCCCCAATGTACGGCGATCATCTCCCAGCGCATACAATAAACCCTCTGATGCTGCAGTTCCTGTTATTTTACTGAGGCCATTGAATATTGCTGCAGGTTTTGTACTGCGGGCATCATCTGCTGCATAACAGAACTGCAGGGTAGCGTTGGTGGCATTGTTCGTTTTCACGCGGATCCACTCTCCCGGCATGTTTGCCGGAAAGAATACAGGAGTTGCAGCTCCCGGAGCTAAGGTAATAGTTTGGAGGTTAATTTTAACCCAGTGTCCATTTCCATTATCAGTTTCGAAGGTAAATGTTACGGGAACCTT includes:
- a CDS encoding FAD:protein FMN transferase, yielding MNNLLLLFYISGVLHAPEVRFEGTAQGTTYHISYLDEEQRNLKVQVDSIFTEIDKSLSTYRTDSEISTFNQFGAFRFQSVHFYPVLQKAYEVYKATNGAFDPTIMPLTEAYRKGKATGKPWLHQVDSLLQYVGFQYITFDKETVQSSKEHVRLDLDGIAQGYTVDVIAAFLETKGIVDYVVEVGGELRCTNTRTVSIEDPTQPDGRLALLKLNNLSMTTAGNYNDHYSTGGQTFNHILHPKKGIIQSDLLSVTIIAKDGITADAYDTACIVLGLEETKKLLAEHPELDAYLVYRGTGGAPKVFMTEGVKRMLVN
- a CDS encoding FAD-dependent oxidoreductase translates to MKRNLMILFLFITFHATAQRYVYVEAESFENKGGWVVDQQSFVVIGSSYLMAHGMGKPVKDASTTVTFPAKGKYRMWVRTKDWAPFPTGPGKFTIWLDGKQAGQVFGESGDVAWKWYDAGMVDVQNEKVQISLKDLTGFNGRCDALFFTDAPKFTPPNKLEDLNALRRKLLHQSAAPGDGGHYDLVVIGGGIAGTCAAISAARMGLKTALIQDRPVLGGNNSSEVRVHLMGDVDKNHYPKLGRIVREMDNGDPGNGNPDAKEYGDARKIQIVKAEKNLSLFLNTHVYKLEKEKDKIIAVTGRDISTNKELRFTGTYFSDCTGDGTVGYLAGADFRMGRESKAETGESLAAEKSDSFTLGTSNLWSSVERDTVSSFPETPWAMQFSDEYHIDQTKSDWEWETGFGNFNTITDAEKIRDHNLRAIYGNWSYLKKSKAEKYGKQELAWVAYIGGKRESRRIIGDHILTQMDIQEGKLYPDGSVTATWTIDLHFPDARNSKYFEGQEFFASTKHIKVAPYTIPYRCLYSKNISNLFMAGRNISTTHVAFGSTRVMRTCGMMGEVVGFAASVAKKYKTSPRGVYQQHLPELMNILKGE